The Pandoraea apista genomic interval TTCGCCACGGCCGGCCTCGACGCCGTGATTCTCGAAGTCGGTCTGGGCGGGCGACTCGATGCGGTGAATATTGTCGATGCCGACTGCGCCGTGATCACGAGCATCGACATCGATCACGCGCAATATCTGGGTAACACGCGTGAGGCGATTGCCGTCGAGAAGGCCGGCATCTTCCGTGAGGGCAAGCCGGCGATCTGCGGCGATCCCATGCCGCCGGCCACGCTGCTGGCCGAGGCAGAGCGCATTGGCGCCGACCTGTGGTGCTTCGGCCGCGACTTCAACTATCAGGGCGACAAGCAGCAATGGAGCTACGGCGGGCGTCAGATGCGTCGGCCGGCGCTGGCGTATCCGGCCCTGCGCGGCGCGAATCAGTTGCTCAACGCCTCGGCGGCGCTTGCAGCGCTGGAGTCGATGCGCGACCGGTTGCCGGTCTCGGCGCAGGACATTCGTCTGGGGCTCGCTTCGGTCGAGCTGCCGGGGCGATTCCAGGTGCTGCCGGGGCGTCCGGCGGTGGTGCTCGACGTTGCGCACAATCCGCATGCTGCGGCCGCGCTGGGTCACAATCTCGACGGCATGGGGTTCTTCCCGTACACGTACGCGGTGTTCGGTGCGATGGCCGACAAGGACATCGAGGGCGTGTTGCGCCACCTCGTCGACAAGGTCGATCACTGGCGTTTGTGTGCGCTGCCGACCGAACGCGCTGCCAGCCCGGCGTTGCTTGAAGCGAAGTTGCGGGCCGTGGGTTTCGTGGAAGATGCCGATCATTCGGTGGAAACCTTCGAATCCCCCGAGAAAGCCTATGCCGCCGCGCTCGAGCAGTGCGGGGAGAATGATAGAATTGTGGTTTTTGGATCGTTCTTTACGGTGGCGGGTGTGATGTCGCACCGCAAATTGCAGCGCCACTGAGGTGTGAAGGTGCGTTTGCCGTGACATTTTCTTACGAGAAATGTCATGCGCGTGACGCACCACATGCGCGATGATCAGTCCAACGACGCGAGTTACGACCTGAGCCAAGGCCCTATGGGATTGTTTTCCTTCCGCAAGAAAGACGCCGAAGCCGTTCCCCCGAAGCGCGGTAGCCGCAGGAGCGGCCGAACCGGCACCCGTACCGCGGGAGGGGGCGAGTACAGCGAGCACGAGCAACTCGACCCGCTGCTGCCCGAAAAGCAACGCGCGCGCCGCCGTCTGGTCGGCGCGTTGGCGCTGGTGCTCGCCGCCGTCATCATCTTGCCGATGGTGCTCGCGCCCGAACCGAAACCGGCCGCCGACGACATCGCCATCCAGATTCCCGGGAAAGACGCCAATTCGCCGCCCGTGCGCGTGAAGCCGCCGGCGCCTGCGACGTTGCCGTCCGAGGCTTCGCTCGACAAGGGGGAAGAGGCGCTCGACAGCAGCACGCTGGCGGGGGCGAACGCTGCCAAGCCCGCGCCCACGCCGGCGCCCGCGCCTGCGCCCACGGCAGTACCTCCCGCCGCCGCCGTGGCCCCGGCCCCCGCGCCGAGCGCCGTGCCGGAACCGCAGGTCGCGCAAGCGAAGCCCGAGCACAAGCCCGAGGTCAAGAAGCCTGAGCAGCACGCCGAGACGAAACCGGCTACGAAACCGGACTCGCACGACACCGCCAAGGCGCAAGCCAAGTCGCAGCCGGATAACAACGCGGCCGACCCGATCGCGCAATTCGCGCAGAACAATACGGCAGCCAAGCCCGCCAAACCGGCCGACAACCGTGACAACGCGCAGAAATCGGCGGCGTCGGGGGGCAAGTATCTGGTGCGCATCGGCGCGTTCTCGACGCAGGATCGCGCACAGGCGTGGCTCGTCAAGCTGAAGCTCGTGAATGTACCGAGCTACATGGTGAAGAGCACGGTGGACGGCCGCGAACTGTATCTGCTGCGCGCGGGGCCGTTCCCTGATCGCAACAGTGCCGAAGCCGCCGGCAAGAAGATTCGTGACGCCGGACTGACGGCGCAGGTCGCCGAGGCGGGCTGAGTTGGGCGACACGGTGCATACCGGTCTGTTGACCGTAGTGGATTACGCGGCGATCGCCATTCTCGTCGGCTCGATGCTGTTGGGCATGTTGCGCGGACTTGTGCGCGAGCTGTTCAATCTGGTGGGTTGGGTGGTCGCGTTCTTCGTGGCGCGGGCGTTCGGCCCTACGGTGGCCCACTGGCTGCCGGCCGACCTGCCCGGTGGTGAGATGACGCAGGGCGCACTCGGTTTCCTGCTGGTGCTGATCGCCGTGGTGTTCGGCGCGGGTATCGTCAGCGCGCTCGTGGGCCGCATGACCGACATGATCGGCTTGCGCCCCGCCGATCGCGGTTTAGGCATGTTGTTCGGTATTGTTCGTGGTGTTCTGCTCTTGATGTTGCTGATGGTCGCCGCCAAGTTAACGGCATTGCCGCAACAGCCGGTCTGGCAGCACTCGCTGGTGCGCCCGTGGGTAGAGGCCGGGCTGGAACGTTTGATGCCTTACCTGCCCGAGCCGGTGCAGCATTACCTGCACAAGCCCGAGGCGGCGATGCCCAGTGGCAATCCGCTGGGAACGCCGATTCCCTTGCCACAACTGGAACCCTATCGGGCTACGCCGGATGCCGGCGGGCAAGGCGGCAACGGGAATCCGGGGCGCCGGGGGGGGCAGAGTAGCGGTGCGATGTCCGGCGTGTCGAACCTGATGGGCGGCGGCAGCACCCTGGGGGGTAGCGGCGCTGGCAGTGGTTTGGCGGGCGATGGCCTGGGCGGCGCGCAAGGCGCCGACGTTCAGTCGCAGGGGTGGGGCATGCGCAGCGGCGGATCGGCCGCGCCGTCTACCGGCCTGCACAAGGTTTCCGAATGACGGATAATACTGTCCGTTTGACGCAGATTTCGATGTTTTTTGAAGGATTCATGCCATGTGTGGCATCGTCGGTGTAGTCTCCAAATCCCCTGTCAACCAGTTTATCTACGATAGCCTGTTGCTGCTGCAGCACCGTGGCCAGGACGCTGCCGGTATCGCTACGACGGACGGCCAGTCGTTCTACATGCACAAGGGCAACGGCATGGTGCGCGACGTGTTCCGCACGCGCAACATGCGCGATTTGCCGGGCACGGTCGGTATCGGTCAGGTGCGTTACCCGACGGCCGGTACGTCGAGCGCGGCGCAAGCCCAGCCGTTCTACGTGAATGCGCCTTACGGCATCGTGCTCGCGCACAACGGCAACCTGACGAACTGGGAACAGCTCAAGGACGAGATGTTCCGCGTCGATCGCCGCCACATCAACACCACCTCTGACTCGGAAGTGCTGCTCAACGTGCTGGCGCACGAGTTGCAGCAAAGCGCGCGCGACGGATTGAGCGTCGCGTCGCTGTTCGAAGCGGTGGGCAAGGTGCATGGCCGCCTGCGCGGTTCGTATGCCATTGTCTCGATCATCTCCGGCTTCGGTCTGCTCGCGTTCCGCGATCCGAACGGTATCCGTCCGCTGTGCATCGGCCGCTTCGATGGCCCGAACGGCACGGAGTGGATGGTGGCGTCGGAGTCGGTGGCGCTGGAAGGCATGGGCTTCGCGTTCGAGCGCGACGTCAAGCCGGGTGAGGCGATCTTTATCAGCAACGACGGCGAACTGGTCTCGCAGCAGTGCTCGGAGTCGGTGTCGATGCACCCCTGCATTTTCGAACTCGTGTATCTGGCGCGTCCGGATTCGGTGCTCGACGGCGTGGCGGTCTACGACGCGCGTCTGCGCATGGGCGACTACCTCGCCGAGAAGATCCGCCGCGAGATCGACTATCAGGACATCGACGTCGTGATGCCGATTCCGGATTCGAGCCGCCCGGCGGCCATGCAGGTCGCCAAGCGACTGGGACTGAATTATCGCGAAGGCTTCTTCAAGAACCGTTACGTCGGTCGCACCTTCATCATGCCCGGTCAGGCGATGCGCAAGAAGTCGGTGCGTCAGAAGCTCAACGCCATGCGCGTCGAGTTCAAGGACAAGAACGTGCTGATCGTGGACGACTCGATCGTGCGCGGCACCACCAGCCAGGAAATCGTGCAGATGGCACGCGACGCTGGCGCGCGCAAGGTGATCTTCGCATCGGCCGCGCCGCCGGTGAAGTTCCCGAACGTGTACGGCATCGATATGCCCACGCGCAGCGAACTGGTCGCCCATGATCGCAGCGACGAAGAAGTGGCGCGCATCATCGGCGCCGACGAACTGATCTATCAGGACGTCGAAGACATGAAGGCTGCGGTGCGCGACATCAATCCGGCACTGACCGACTTCGATGCGTCGTGCTTCGACGGAAAGTACATTACGGGCGATGTGACGCCGGAGTACCTGAACCGTCTGGAGCAACAGCGCAAGGCCCCGAAGGCTCCTGTGGTGGAGTCCGGTGAGGGCGACGACAGCGAGCCGCGCGGGGCCCAGCTTGGCCTCTGAGCGGTGCCTGAGGCCGGCCAGCCGGGCGAATACCTGGCGGGCAGGGGGGATTTTCCTTCCGTGCCGGCAACGTGCTACACTGCTTCTCACGTCGATTTGATTTCAGCTTGCGGACGTGGGGGAACATCCCCGAAACAGCTAAAGCGAGGCCTAGACAGATGGATTTCGAGCCCGTTTTGCTGAATAGCGAAACGGGCTTTTCTTTTTTTGGCCGGCGATCGGGCCAACCCAATCACGAGATACACGATGGACTCCTTCGACTTCGATACCCTGGCGGTGCGCGCGGGCACGCAGCGCTCCGAGTTTGGTGAGCATTCCGAGGCGCTGTACCTGACCTCGAGCTTCGTATTCAAGAGCGCGGCAGAGGCCGCCGAACGCTTCGCGCATTCGGAGGAGGGGTTCACCTACTCGCGCTTCACCAACCCGACCGTGTCGATGTTTCAGGATCGTCTGGCCGCGCTCGAAGGCGGCGAAGCCTGCATGGCGACCTCCTCGGGCATGAGTGCCATCGTCTCGGTGGTGATGTCGGCGCTCTCCGCAGGCGATCACCTGGTTAGTTCGCAGAGCATTTTCGGCTCCACGCTGAATGTCTTCTCCACGATCTTCAGCCGCTTCGGTGTCGAGACGACATTTGTTGACCCGACCGATCTCGATGCCTGGCGCGCCGCGATTCGTCCGAACACGAAGATGTTCTTCCTTGAAACGCCGTCCAATCCGCTCACGGATATCGCCGACATTGCCGCGATCGGCAAGATCGCCAAGGAAGCGGGGGCTTTGTTCGTCGTCGATAACTGCTTCTGTACACCGGCATTGCAGCGCCCCATCGAGTATGGGGCCGACGTGGTGGTGCACTCGGCCACGAAGTACCTCGACGGTCAGGGCCGTGTGCTGGGCGGTGCCATCGTCGGCAAGAGGGACTTCATCATGGGCAAGGTCTTTACGTTCGTTCGCAGCGCGGGCCCGACCCTCTCGGCGTTTAACGCCTGGGTGTTGCTCAAGGGCATGGAGACGCTTTCGCTGCGCATCGAGCGTCAATCGGCCAACGCGCTGGCCATTGCGCAATGGCTCGAGCAGCAACCGCAAGTGGCGCGAGTCTTTTACCCGGGATTGCCGTCGCATCCGCAGTACGAACTCGCCCAGCGTCAGCAGAAGGCGGGCGGCGCGATCGTCGCGTTCGAACTCAAGGGCGCGACGCCTGCCGAGCAACGCGAGAACGCCTGGCGTGTGATCGACAACACGCGCGTGTGTTCGATCACGGGCAATCTCGGCGATACGCGTACCACGATCACGCACCCGGCGAGCACGACGCACGGTCGCATTACGCCGGAAGCGCGTGCTGCCGCCGGTATCACGGAAGGGCTGATCCGTCTGGCGGTGGGGCTGGAGTCGCCTGCCGACATTCAGGCCGATCTGGTCCGCGGTTTCGTTAGCTGAGCGGAGCCGTCCACATGAGTCGATTCTGGAGTGCTGGCGTTGCCGATCTGACGCCCTATGTGCCCGGTGAGCAGCCGCAGATGCAGCGCCTCATCAAGCTCAATACCAATGAGAACCCGTACGGCCCGTCGCCGCGTGTGCTTGCCGCGATTCGCGAGGCGCTCGGTAGCGATGCCGACGCGCTCAAACGATATCCCGATCCCGACGCCCGCCGTTTCAAGCAGACCATCGCCAAGCGGTTCGGCCTTGAAGTGGCCAATGTGCACGTAGGCAATGGCTCGGACGAAGTGCTGGCCAACGTCTTCCAGGGGCTGCTGAAGCACGACAAGCCGATTCTGTTTCCCGACATCACGTACAGCTTTTACCCGGTGTATTGCGGGTTGTACGGTGTGGCGTTCGAGAACGTGCCGCTGAGCGAGTCGTTCGAGATTCGCGTCGACGATTACCTCAGGCCGAACGGCGGCATCATCTTCCCGAATCCGAATGCACCGACGGGCCGGGTGCTGGCATCCGGCGAGATCGAGCGTCTGTTGGCAGGCAATCCGGATTCTGTGGTGGTGATCGACGAGGCGTACATCGACTTCGGCGGCGAGAGTGCCGCAGGGCTGATTGCGAAGTATCCGAACCTGCTCGTGGTGCAGACCTTGTCGAAGTCGCGCTCGCTCGCCGGGTTGCGTCTGGGGTTCGCCATCGGGCATCCGGATCTGATCGAAGCGCTCGAGCGGGTGAAGAACAGCTTCAACTCGTACCCGCTCGACCGGCTCGCGCAGGCAGCCGGTGTCGCAGCCATCGAAGACGAAGCGTATTTCGATCAGACACGTCGGGCTGTCATGGCAAGCCGGGAGGGGCTGGTGGCCCGTCTGACGGCGCTGGGTTTCGAGGTGCTGCCCTCGACGGCGAACTTCGTGTTCGCGCGTCACCCGTCGCACGACGCGGCGCAACTGGCCGCCGCGCTGCGTGAGCGCTCGATCATCGTGCGGCACTTCAAGCACGCACGCGTGGCGCAGTTCCTGCGCATTACCGTGGGCACCGAGGCCGAGTGCCAGGCATTCACAGACGCATTGAAGGAAATTCTGGCGAGTTAAGACGCCGTACGGGCAGTTGGATGCCCGGTTTCGTATCGCATGACGGGACAAGTCCGCGTCCCAACGGGCCGGCAACGCAGGGAAAACACGCCCGGCGCTGCCGGTTTTTTTTTCGGCGATTTGCTGCCCGCCCTTGTCTTGCCCGGCCACGGTGGGAAGGCAACAGGAAAATGCGGCGTGCGTTATGCTGTTGGGCGTGTTGCCAACCGGAGACTTCAGCATGTCGCATAACGTAGAACTTTTCATTAACGGACAGTGGAAGGCGGGCGTAGAAGGCCTCACGCTGCCGATCGAAAACCCGGCCACGGGCGAGACCATCGGAACGGTGGCACGCGCGACGCAGCCGGATCTGGACGCTGCCCTGGCCGCCGCCGAAGCCGGTTTTGCCAAGTGGCGCGAAATTGCCCCGTTCGAGCGCGCCAAGCTCATGCGAAAGGCTGCGGGTCTGCTGCGCGAGCGCGTGGGCGATATCGCACGTCAGATGACGATGGAGCAGGGCAAACCGATTGGCGAAGCCAAGGGCGAAGTGCTCTCGGCCGCCGATGTCATCGAATTCTTTGCGGAAGAGGGCAAGCGTGCCTACGGCCGTCTGGTGCCGGCGCGTGTGCCGAACGTCTACCAAATGGTGATCCAGTCGCCTGTGGGTGCAGTGGCGGCGTTCACGCCGTGGAATTTCCCCGTCAATCAGGTCGTGCGCAAGGTGTCCGCTGCGCTGGCCGCCGGGTGCTCGGTGATCGTGAAGGCCCCGGAAGAGACGCCCGCGTCGCCGGCTGCGCTGATTCGCGCCTTCGCCGATGCCGGTCTGCCCGACGGTGTGCTCAACCTCGTGTACGGCGTGCCGGCCGAGATTTCGTCGTACCTGATTCCGCATCCGACCATCCGCAAGGTGTCGTTCACGGGCTCCACGCCGGTGGGCAAGCAACTGGCCGCCATGGCCGGTCTGCACATGAAGCGCGTGACGATGGAGCTCGGTGGTCATGCGCCCGCATTGATTTTCAACGATGCCGACATTGCGGCCGCCGTACGCAACCTTGCGGCGGGCAAGTTCCGCAACGCCGGTCAGGTGTGTATCGCCCCGACGCGTTTCCTCGTGCAGCGCGGTGTGTACGACCAGTTCGTCGACGCTTTCGTGAAGGCCGCCGAGTCGATTCGCGTCGGCAACGGTCTGGACCCCGAAACGACGATGGGCCCGCTGGTCAACGGCAAGCGTTTCGAAGCGATCAGCGCCATTGTGGACGACGCCGTCGCCAAGGGGGCGCAGCTCAAGACCGGTGGCAAGCGCGCGGCGGAAGGCGGTTATTTCTACGCGCCGACGGTGCTGTGCAATGTGCCGATGAGCGCGAAGATCATGCACGAAGAGCCGTTCGGCCCGGTGGCCATCGTCAACCCGTTCGACACGGAAGAGGAGGCCATCGCCGAGGCGAATCGCCTGCCGTACGGTCTGGCCGCATATGCGTACACGACTTCGCAAGGCACGGCGCATCGTCTGTCGGCGCGTGTCGAGAGCGGTATGCTGACGATCAACCATTCGGGTCTGGCGTTGCCGGAAGTACCGTTCGGCGGTGTGAAGGACAGCGGTTACGGTTCGGAGGGCGGTCCGGAAGCCCTCGAAGCGTATTTGCAACCGAAGTTCGTGACGCGTCTGGAAGTCTGACGCGTACCCGCTAAGGGAAAAGGCCGATGCGAGCAATCGCATCGGCTTTTTTGTTGCCGCTTTGCCAGCTTGCCGGCTTGCCGGTGACGAGGCGCCTATCCGGCGTGCACCGCATCGAGTGAGGCGAGCCGTACGGCGGGCGAACAAAGGATGATGCCGAGTTGTAAGGCGAATCCGGCTGCCATACCCATCAGGCAGGCTGTTGTGCCGAAGCTGGCCGCGAGCCATGCGCCCAGAAACGCGCCGAGCGGACGCGCACCGAACGTCGCGGTCATGATTGCCGCCGACACGCGAGCCACTCGTCCGGCGGGCGTGACGACCTGCCGCAACGAGGTTGTCGAAATCGTCCACACGATGGGGCCGAAACCGAACAGGAAGAAGGCGCCGAAGACCGCACCATAGATCGTTACTCTGCCGGACAGCGATAACGTTCCCACCATCAATAGGGCCGCAATAGCCGCGCAAACCGGCCCGAGAAGGATCTGTCTGCCGAACCGGAAGTGCGCTGCGAGGCGTGCATAGCCAAACGCGCCACAGACCATCCCGAAGCCATAAACGCCCAGTGCAATGCCTACCGTCTGCGCTGTGAACCCGAGCGAGTCAATCGCGTAGTACGCGAAGACTGCGAGCAGCAGGTACCACGAGGTATTGAAAACGAAGGCGGTCGCGACGATAGGGCGCAGGTATCGGTTCAGGGCAATGAAGCTGACACCTTCCGTCAACTCATGGAAGAAATGACGCCGCGATACCGGCCGGGGTGCCTCCTGCGGCAGCCGCGACAGGCAATAGGCGCTGACGAGCGAGAGCAGCAATGCCCCGGCGAAGGCGAGGGTGCCCGAGGCCCATCCCGCGAGCAGGCCGCCGAGTGCGGGGCCGGCGGTGAATGCCACGCTGCGGGCAATTTCCAGCCGTCGGTTCGCCGTGAGCAAGTCTGCCTGCCCCACGAGGGCGGCGACCAGCGAAGGGGCCGCCGCACCGAACACCACTGTGCCCGTTGCCATGGCAAAGCCGAGAACGGCCAGTGCGGTGAGCGTCAGCAGGCCGCTATGGAACAGGGCGAACAGAAGCAGCAGCGCAGTAGCGCGCAGCAGTTCCGTCGCGATCATGAGCGGTTTGCGCCGGTATCGATCCGCGAGTCCACCGGCGGGCAGCGACAGCAGCAGAAATGGCAATGTCGTTGCCCCTTGCAGCGATGCCGTTTGCCCTGCCGATGCCCCCAGCGCCATGACCGCGACGATCGGAATGACGGCAAGCGTCATCTGTTCGCTGAACTGCGCCGCCAGATTGGCGCGCGCGAGATCGCTGACCAGCGAGGGCATGCGCGATGCATCGATACGCGTCTCGGGCGAGGCGATTGCGTGCTGTGGGGTGCCATCGGCCATTGAGACTACTCCGTTCCGCTGCGTTTTGAGGGGAAATCCCTCCGGCGCAGTCTAGGCCGATGGACGCACGCAAACGCTCCGTTTCTTGCGCTTGAATTCGAACGCCAACGCGGGCTCGCCTCAGTAGGCTTGCCCGTTGATGCTGCGCGGCTGCGGCCGGAACGCGTCGCTCAGCACATCGTGCGAAGCGTCGTAGTACGCCGAGTCGATATCGAGCATGCCGAGCATGGTGTGTTCGATCTGGTCTGTCTGGTACGGCCGCGATTCGAGCGTTGCGCGTGTTTGCGAATCGATCGTGTCTTTTGTCCAGACGAGCATGGG includes:
- the folC gene encoding bifunctional tetrahydrofolate synthase/dihydrofolate synthase, translated to MPTYSTLDAWLAHLETAHPVGIDMGLTRIGRVKEALGLQFPCPVFTVGGTNGKGSTCAIIEAILLAAGYRVGCHTSPHLLTFNERARLNGEVVDDATLLPHFEAVEAARTSFDEPVSLTYFEFTTLAIMHLFATAGLDAVILEVGLGGRLDAVNIVDADCAVITSIDIDHAQYLGNTREAIAVEKAGIFREGKPAICGDPMPPATLLAEAERIGADLWCFGRDFNYQGDKQQWSYGGRQMRRPALAYPALRGANQLLNASAALAALESMRDRLPVSAQDIRLGLASVELPGRFQVLPGRPAVVLDVAHNPHAAAALGHNLDGMGFFPYTYAVFGAMADKDIEGVLRHLVDKVDHWRLCALPTERAASPALLEAKLRAVGFVEDADHSVETFESPEKAYAAALEQCGENDRIVVFGSFFTVAGVMSHRKLQRH
- a CDS encoding SPOR domain-containing protein; this encodes MRVTHHMRDDQSNDASYDLSQGPMGLFSFRKKDAEAVPPKRGSRRSGRTGTRTAGGGEYSEHEQLDPLLPEKQRARRRLVGALALVLAAVIILPMVLAPEPKPAADDIAIQIPGKDANSPPVRVKPPAPATLPSEASLDKGEEALDSSTLAGANAAKPAPTPAPAPAPTAVPPAAAVAPAPAPSAVPEPQVAQAKPEHKPEVKKPEQHAETKPATKPDSHDTAKAQAKSQPDNNAADPIAQFAQNNTAAKPAKPADNRDNAQKSAASGGKYLVRIGAFSTQDRAQAWLVKLKLVNVPSYMVKSTVDGRELYLLRAGPFPDRNSAEAAGKKIRDAGLTAQVAEAG
- a CDS encoding CvpA family protein, which gives rise to MHTGLLTVVDYAAIAILVGSMLLGMLRGLVRELFNLVGWVVAFFVARAFGPTVAHWLPADLPGGEMTQGALGFLLVLIAVVFGAGIVSALVGRMTDMIGLRPADRGLGMLFGIVRGVLLLMLLMVAAKLTALPQQPVWQHSLVRPWVEAGLERLMPYLPEPVQHYLHKPEAAMPSGNPLGTPIPLPQLEPYRATPDAGGQGGNGNPGRRGGQSSGAMSGVSNLMGGGSTLGGSGAGSGLAGDGLGGAQGADVQSQGWGMRSGGSAAPSTGLHKVSE
- the purF gene encoding amidophosphoribosyltransferase, whose protein sequence is MCGIVGVVSKSPVNQFIYDSLLLLQHRGQDAAGIATTDGQSFYMHKGNGMVRDVFRTRNMRDLPGTVGIGQVRYPTAGTSSAAQAQPFYVNAPYGIVLAHNGNLTNWEQLKDEMFRVDRRHINTTSDSEVLLNVLAHELQQSARDGLSVASLFEAVGKVHGRLRGSYAIVSIISGFGLLAFRDPNGIRPLCIGRFDGPNGTEWMVASESVALEGMGFAFERDVKPGEAIFISNDGELVSQQCSESVSMHPCIFELVYLARPDSVLDGVAVYDARLRMGDYLAEKIRREIDYQDIDVVMPIPDSSRPAAMQVAKRLGLNYREGFFKNRYVGRTFIMPGQAMRKKSVRQKLNAMRVEFKDKNVLIVDDSIVRGTTSQEIVQMARDAGARKVIFASAAPPVKFPNVYGIDMPTRSELVAHDRSDEEVARIIGADELIYQDVEDMKAAVRDINPALTDFDASCFDGKYITGDVTPEYLNRLEQQRKAPKAPVVESGEGDDSEPRGAQLGL
- a CDS encoding O-succinylhomoserine sulfhydrylase, which translates into the protein MDSFDFDTLAVRAGTQRSEFGEHSEALYLTSSFVFKSAAEAAERFAHSEEGFTYSRFTNPTVSMFQDRLAALEGGEACMATSSGMSAIVSVVMSALSAGDHLVSSQSIFGSTLNVFSTIFSRFGVETTFVDPTDLDAWRAAIRPNTKMFFLETPSNPLTDIADIAAIGKIAKEAGALFVVDNCFCTPALQRPIEYGADVVVHSATKYLDGQGRVLGGAIVGKRDFIMGKVFTFVRSAGPTLSAFNAWVLLKGMETLSLRIERQSANALAIAQWLEQQPQVARVFYPGLPSHPQYELAQRQQKAGGAIVAFELKGATPAEQRENAWRVIDNTRVCSITGNLGDTRTTITHPASTTHGRITPEARAAAGITEGLIRLAVGLESPADIQADLVRGFVS
- the hisC gene encoding histidinol-phosphate transaminase translates to MSRFWSAGVADLTPYVPGEQPQMQRLIKLNTNENPYGPSPRVLAAIREALGSDADALKRYPDPDARRFKQTIAKRFGLEVANVHVGNGSDEVLANVFQGLLKHDKPILFPDITYSFYPVYCGLYGVAFENVPLSESFEIRVDDYLRPNGGIIFPNPNAPTGRVLASGEIERLLAGNPDSVVVIDEAYIDFGGESAAGLIAKYPNLLVVQTLSKSRSLAGLRLGFAIGHPDLIEALERVKNSFNSYPLDRLAQAAGVAAIEDEAYFDQTRRAVMASREGLVARLTALGFEVLPSTANFVFARHPSHDAAQLAAALRERSIIVRHFKHARVAQFLRITVGTEAECQAFTDALKEILAS
- a CDS encoding NAD-dependent succinate-semialdehyde dehydrogenase, producing the protein MSHNVELFINGQWKAGVEGLTLPIENPATGETIGTVARATQPDLDAALAAAEAGFAKWREIAPFERAKLMRKAAGLLRERVGDIARQMTMEQGKPIGEAKGEVLSAADVIEFFAEEGKRAYGRLVPARVPNVYQMVIQSPVGAVAAFTPWNFPVNQVVRKVSAALAAGCSVIVKAPEETPASPAALIRAFADAGLPDGVLNLVYGVPAEISSYLIPHPTIRKVSFTGSTPVGKQLAAMAGLHMKRVTMELGGHAPALIFNDADIAAAVRNLAAGKFRNAGQVCIAPTRFLVQRGVYDQFVDAFVKAAESIRVGNGLDPETTMGPLVNGKRFEAISAIVDDAVAKGAQLKTGGKRAAEGGYFYAPTVLCNVPMSAKIMHEEPFGPVAIVNPFDTEEEAIAEANRLPYGLAAYAYTTSQGTAHRLSARVESGMLTINHSGLALPEVPFGGVKDSGYGSEGGPEALEAYLQPKFVTRLEV
- a CDS encoding MFS transporter, coding for MADGTPQHAIASPETRIDASRMPSLVSDLARANLAAQFSEQMTLAVIPIVAVMALGASAGQTASLQGATTLPFLLLSLPAGGLADRYRRKPLMIATELLRATALLLLFALFHSGLLTLTALAVLGFAMATGTVVFGAAAPSLVAALVGQADLLTANRRLEIARSVAFTAGPALGGLLAGWASGTLAFAGALLLSLVSAYCLSRLPQEAPRPVSRRHFFHELTEGVSFIALNRYLRPIVATAFVFNTSWYLLLAVFAYYAIDSLGFTAQTVGIALGVYGFGMVCGAFGYARLAAHFRFGRQILLGPVCAAIAALLMVGTLSLSGRVTIYGAVFGAFFLFGFGPIVWTISTTSLRQVVTPAGRVARVSAAIMTATFGARPLGAFLGAWLAASFGTTACLMGMAAGFALQLGIILCSPAVRLASLDAVHAG